A DNA window from Ornithobacterium rhinotracheale DSM 15997 contains the following coding sequences:
- a CDS encoding peptidylprolyl isomerase, with the protein MSKEEFKNLDDGLYANMETSKGDMLIKLYEQEAPMTVANFIGLAEGVKENKAKKKGVPYYDGLIFHRVIKDFMIQGGDPQGTGVGGPGYDFEDEVDNDLKHDKKGVLSMANAGPNTNGSQFFITEVPTPWLDGRHTIFGQVVKGLDVIDTIANVEKNAQDKPKEDIKINKVEIVRKGDAYKKYDANKAFEKAKADHQAKLEEAKRKREEEMKKEVQRIKDLSAKAESTPSGLKYVVLEEGTGEKPKKGDNIDVHYTLRLADGRKLDSSYDRNQPLNIDVGLTGLIQGWMEALTMFNRGSKVFLIIPPQLGYGSQGAGGVVPPNATLFFDMEVLDK; encoded by the coding sequence ATGAGTAAAGAAGAATTTAAAAATTTAGACGATGGCTTATATGCCAACATGGAAACCTCTAAGGGCGACATGCTAATTAAATTATACGAGCAAGAAGCGCCTATGACGGTGGCAAACTTTATCGGTTTGGCAGAAGGCGTAAAAGAAAACAAAGCCAAGAAAAAAGGCGTTCCGTATTACGACGGGTTGATTTTTCACCGAGTGATCAAAGATTTTATGATTCAAGGGGGAGACCCACAAGGTACTGGTGTGGGAGGTCCTGGATACGATTTCGAAGATGAAGTAGACAATGACTTAAAACATGATAAAAAAGGGGTGCTTTCTATGGCAAATGCAGGTCCTAATACCAATGGTAGCCAGTTCTTTATCACTGAGGTGCCTACACCTTGGTTAGATGGCAGACACACTATTTTTGGGCAAGTGGTAAAAGGTTTAGATGTAATTGATACCATTGCCAATGTAGAGAAAAACGCACAAGACAAGCCGAAAGAAGATATCAAAATCAACAAGGTAGAAATCGTGCGTAAAGGAGACGCCTACAAAAAATATGATGCCAATAAAGCATTTGAAAAAGCTAAAGCCGATCACCAAGCTAAACTAGAAGAAGCCAAAAGAAAAAGAGAAGAAGAAATGAAAAAAGAAGTACAAAGAATAAAAGATTTAAGCGCAAAAGCTGAATCTACTCCAAGCGGATTAAAATATGTAGTGCTTGAAGAAGGCACAGGCGAAAAACCTAAAAAAGGAGACAATATCGATGTTCACTACACATTGCGTCTTGCCGATGGTAGAAAATTAGATTCATCTTACGATAGAAATCAGCCTTTAAATATCGATGTTGGATTAACTGGTTTAATCCAAGGTTGGATGGAAGCTCTTACCATGTTCAATCGTGGAAGTAAAGTATTTTTAATCATTCCGCCACAATTGGGCTATGGATCGCAAGGAGCAGGTGGAGTCGTTCCGCCAAATGCTACTTTGTTCTTTGATATGGAAGTTTTAGACAAATAA
- a CDS encoding FKBP-type peptidyl-prolyl cis-trans isomerase, producing the protein MLKNSKILWLSLIALGACTHNPPQYPSQYKKGGFMEYSKQFNRDLKNLENQYFDAYMQAHPSQEFVNTQSGFKMTKTQLGEKNTQDNDTIVYTYVIKDLQDSVLYSASEIGKKKQVMGKAEMLIGIEYALKRMNAGEKATLLLPSSLAYGANGDGNKIGANEPLVIEIELIENKNK; encoded by the coding sequence ATGCTGAAAAACTCAAAAATACTTTGGCTTAGCCTAATCGCCTTGGGGGCTTGCACGCACAACCCGCCACAATATCCGTCTCAATACAAAAAAGGCGGATTTATGGAATATTCTAAGCAATTTAATCGTGATTTAAAAAACTTAGAAAATCAATATTTTGATGCCTACATGCAAGCGCATCCCTCCCAGGAATTTGTGAATACGCAATCAGGTTTTAAAATGACGAAAACGCAGTTGGGCGAAAAAAATACTCAAGACAACGATACAATTGTTTATACCTATGTCATAAAAGATTTGCAGGATAGTGTGCTGTATTCTGCTTCGGAAATTGGCAAAAAAAAGCAAGTAATGGGCAAGGCAGAAATGCTAATTGGCATAGAATATGCCTTGAAAAGAATGAACGCGGGCGAAAAGGCTACCCTGCTTTTGCCTTCGTCTTTGGCGTATGGTGCCAACGGAGATGGCAATAAAATTGGAGCCAATGAGCCTTTAGTTATAGAAATAGAATTAATTGAAAATAAAAATAAGTGA
- a CDS encoding DHH family phosphoesterase yields the protein MFTESQIQELKKILQTPKKIVVIPHKNPDGDAIGSTVALAQILIKMGHKAEVVSPNDFPKFLKFMPYSKTVFNSEFNPQGAEIKIKNAEIIFLLDFNSLDRIDELGTAVEKSRELKILIDHHQQPDDFDFVYSDTEMPATCQMIYHLAEQMNWTEFIDEDIATCLYTGLLTDTGNFRFPSVKASTLEVAAQLVRKGALPYKIQDEIFDTATEARFKLLSRFLDNMQLFPEYKTALFTLSREELLSNGFQKGDTDAFVNYGLNLKGYVFSVFMAEDTQKDFVKISFRSKEDFDVSELARTHFSGGGHINAAGGRSELSLEETVKKFIDLLPNYAEKLKNTLA from the coding sequence ATGTTTACAGAATCTCAGATACAAGAACTTAAAAAAATACTCCAAACGCCTAAAAAAATCGTAGTGATTCCGCACAAGAATCCCGATGGCGATGCCATTGGATCCACGGTAGCCTTGGCTCAAATTTTAATCAAAATGGGACACAAGGCAGAAGTCGTGAGCCCAAATGATTTTCCTAAGTTTTTGAAATTCATGCCTTATTCCAAGACGGTTTTCAATTCAGAATTCAATCCACAAGGTGCTGAGATTAAAATAAAAAATGCCGAAATTATATTTTTGCTAGATTTTAATTCGCTCGACAGAATCGATGAACTGGGCACGGCGGTAGAAAAATCTAGAGAATTAAAGATTTTAATCGATCACCACCAGCAACCAGATGATTTTGATTTTGTGTACTCGGATACCGAGATGCCAGCCACTTGCCAAATGATATATCATTTGGCCGAGCAAATGAATTGGACGGAATTCATTGACGAGGACATCGCTACTTGCTTATACACAGGATTGCTCACCGATACGGGAAATTTCAGATTTCCGTCGGTCAAGGCTTCTACCTTGGAAGTTGCGGCACAATTGGTGCGCAAAGGAGCCTTGCCGTATAAAATTCAAGACGAAATTTTTGACACCGCCACCGAAGCCCGTTTCAAATTGCTCAGTCGATTTTTAGACAATATGCAATTGTTTCCCGAGTACAAAACGGCACTTTTCACTTTAAGCCGAGAGGAATTGCTCAGCAATGGATTCCAGAAAGGGGATACCGATGCTTTTGTAAATTATGGTTTAAATTTAAAAGGCTATGTATTTTCTGTCTTTATGGCAGAAGACACACAAAAGGATTTTGTCAAAATTTCATTTAGGTCTAAAGAAGATTTTGATGTAAGCGAATTGGCACGCACGCATTTTAGCGGGGGCGGTCATATCAACGCAGCAGGAGGGCGTTCGGAGCTTAGCCTAGAAGAAACTGTAAAAAAATTCATAGATTTGTTGCCTAATTATGCTGAAAAACTCAAAAATACTTTGGCTTAG
- a CDS encoding LTA synthase family protein, translated as MKNILKSRFSLLWAFQITFLLLCFLTRLIFYILSFNSIDFSIINLLKIFGYGLFFDIGAVVFFSLFYLVYLLFFPSRFIGSIVDRVLTFFITGIMLFISLFAIAAEFPFWDEFNVRFNFIAVDYLIYTYEVVENINQSYPIPFLVGGLVLFILVLFFIYYKTKSLYNTFNQKTKFLSRLWVVVGYFLVAAIYIFSVKNTDAEWSQNTYKSELSKNGVYSIFAAYRANELDYSKFYMQLDDKEAYSILKQNLLQKGEKYTNSEFDNIERIVPATSDTLKTPNIILVTIESLSADFLGVFGNKEKLTLFLDSLSSKSIFFTNLYATGTRTVRGMEALTLCVPPTPGNSIVRRLNNDSLFSIATVLKKKNYDLKFIYGGDGYFDNMNTFFGGQGFEIVDRDRGNPLPDFLDTKRYEIEDNEVTFENAWGIADEDIYKQSLKYAQKSYAQNKPFFQFIMTTSNHKPYSFPEGAVDMPQGERESVVRYTDYALEKFIKQAQKEKWFKNTIFVIVADHCASSAGKWEINVEKHHIPAFIYNAGLEKKEDRLCSQIDLMPTLFGYLGWGYDSQFYGENVFEFNKEDERALIGNYRTLGLLKNNIFTELNDRKKYNQYLWDAKNTNLIELKKPVDSLLNLTISYYQTASERFRNGKMKVKN; from the coding sequence ATGAAAAATATACTGAAATCCAGATTTAGCCTTTTATGGGCATTTCAAATCACTTTTTTGCTACTTTGTTTCTTAACTCGTTTAATTTTCTATATTTTAAGTTTCAATAGTATAGATTTTTCAATCATTAATCTATTGAAAATATTTGGATACGGGCTATTTTTTGACATTGGTGCAGTCGTATTTTTTAGTTTATTTTATTTAGTTTATCTGTTGTTTTTCCCTTCAAGATTCATCGGCAGCATAGTAGATCGTGTGCTCACTTTCTTCATCACGGGCATTATGCTTTTCATAAGTCTATTTGCCATTGCCGCAGAATTTCCTTTTTGGGATGAGTTTAATGTAAGATTTAATTTCATTGCAGTAGATTACTTAATTTATACTTACGAAGTTGTAGAAAACATCAATCAATCTTATCCGATTCCGTTTTTAGTAGGAGGGCTAGTGTTATTTATTTTGGTTTTATTTTTCATTTATTATAAGACTAAAAGTTTATACAATACATTTAATCAAAAAACTAAATTTTTAAGCCGTTTATGGGTGGTGGTAGGATATTTTCTGGTCGCTGCCATTTACATTTTTTCAGTAAAAAATACCGATGCCGAATGGAGCCAAAATACTTATAAGAGCGAATTAAGCAAAAATGGCGTATATTCTATTTTTGCAGCATATAGAGCTAATGAGCTAGATTACAGTAAGTTTTACATGCAACTTGATGATAAAGAGGCATATTCTATTTTGAAACAAAACTTATTACAAAAAGGAGAAAAATACACAAATTCCGAATTTGATAATATTGAAAGAATTGTTCCAGCCACTAGCGACACGCTGAAAACGCCAAACATTATTCTTGTTACTATTGAAAGTTTAAGTGCAGATTTCTTGGGTGTTTTTGGGAATAAAGAAAAGCTTACACTGTTTTTGGATTCTTTGTCTAGCAAAAGTATCTTTTTTACCAATTTGTATGCAACAGGCACACGCACGGTGCGTGGTATGGAGGCTTTAACCTTGTGCGTGCCGCCTACACCAGGCAATAGCATAGTGAGAAGATTGAACAACGATAGCCTTTTCTCTATCGCTACGGTTTTAAAGAAGAAAAATTATGATTTAAAATTCATTTATGGAGGCGATGGTTATTTCGATAATATGAATACATTTTTTGGCGGACAAGGTTTTGAAATCGTGGATCGAGATAGAGGAAATCCTCTACCTGATTTCTTGGATACCAAACGCTATGAAATCGAAGATAATGAGGTGACTTTTGAAAACGCGTGGGGCATTGCCGATGAGGATATTTACAAGCAATCGCTTAAATATGCACAAAAATCTTATGCCCAGAATAAGCCATTTTTTCAATTTATTATGACCACTTCCAATCATAAGCCCTATTCTTTTCCAGAAGGAGCGGTAGATATGCCACAAGGAGAGCGTGAGAGCGTGGTGCGGTACACCGATTATGCCTTGGAAAAATTCATAAAACAAGCACAAAAAGAAAAATGGTTCAAAAACACGATTTTTGTTATCGTGGCAGATCACTGCGCGAGTAGTGCAGGCAAGTGGGAAATCAATGTCGAGAAACACCACATTCCGGCTTTTATCTACAATGCAGGACTGGAGAAAAAAGAAGACAGACTTTGTTCTCAAATAGATTTGATGCCTACACTTTTTGGATATTTAGGCTGGGGCTATGATTCCCAGTTTTATGGCGAAAATGTTTTTGAATTTAATAAAGAAGATGAGCGAGCATTAATCGGAAATTACAGAACGCTCGGATTGTTAAAAAATAATATTTTTACCGAATTAAACGACAGAAAAAAATACAATCAATATCTTTGGGACGCCAAAAATACCAATCTCATAGAATTGAAAAAGCCCGTAGATAGTCTTTTAAATCTCACGATAAGCTATTATCAAACGGCAAGTGAGCGATTTAGAAATGGCAAAATGAAAGTCAAAAATTAA
- a CDS encoding diacylglycerol kinase — MKKFVGGRIKSVKYVFIGMWKLISTEHAIISQIILFTPLIFLGFYFGISRIEWAIQLFCLALILTAESLNTAIEKLCDFVHPDFHQKIGFIKDVSAGASGFAVLISLVIGVLIYYPYICAL, encoded by the coding sequence ATGAAAAAATTTGTAGGAGGACGCATAAAAAGCGTAAAATATGTATTCATAGGCATGTGGAAATTGATTTCGACAGAGCATGCCATTATTTCACAAATCATACTATTTACCCCGCTCATATTTCTAGGTTTTTATTTCGGGATTAGTCGCATAGAGTGGGCAATTCAGCTTTTTTGTTTAGCCTTGATTTTAACGGCAGAAAGTTTAAACACCGCGATAGAAAAACTATGTGATTTTGTGCATCCAGATTTTCATCAGAAGATAGGTTTCATAAAAGATGTTTCGGCGGGAGCATCAGGTTTTGCGGTACTTATCAGTTTAGTAATCGGAGTATTAATTTATTACCCTTATATATGCGCTTTATGA